A window from Rana temporaria chromosome 8, aRanTem1.1, whole genome shotgun sequence encodes these proteins:
- the LOC120909466 gene encoding gastrula zinc finger protein XlCGF57.1-like, with protein sequence MENQPPLTSPDGHCVRNTSDKDPSNPEESSDQSHSVTSDLHLHPHSADSPTRPSIPKESSLIHEGFPTEKSSLSCLECGKHFKKKSKLLLHLKTHPSVTFSCSECGKVFSKKRKLLTHQKSHKGKNPISCSECGKRFNFKSQLLIHQRSHTGERPYSCSECGKGFCSKVYLVIHQRIHTGERPYACSECGKHFTGKANLVLHQRIHTGEQLHSCLECGKSFILKTNLLKHQRVHTGERPFPCSVCEKRFITKENLLLHQISHTGEHPYLCSECGKGFSSNVSLLIHQRTHTGERPYSCSECGKGFSSNVYLVKHQRIHTGVSPYACSDCEKSFSSKANLLIHQENHTDKHSSSGSKCGECFPDEETLNKHLRECPYSCSECGKCFTGKAHLHIHQKTHTRLRPYSCSECGKSFAEKSSLHRHHAIHTRDYAFSCSECGKGFITKEHLRLHQMNHTGVRPYSCPECGKSFAQKGHFSNHQKTHTGEKPYSCSECGKSFADKGNLRRHKVLHTGEYPFSCSECGKGYVHKAALLLHQIIHTGERPYSCPECGKCYNSKGNCVRHQKTHTGGERPYSCLECGKSFAQKGHLTTHQMIHTGERPYSCLECGKGFIGTSDLARHSKSHKGKHP encoded by the coding sequence ATGGACATTGTGTCAGGAATACTTCGGATAAAGATCCCTCTAATCCTGAGGAATCTTCTGACCAATCACATTCTGTTACTTCAGACCTCCATCTCCATCCTCACAGTGCAGATTCACCAACACGCCCATCTATACCCAAGGAGTCTTCTCTGATCCATGAAGGGTTTCCCACAGAAAAGAGTTCATTATCTTGTTTGGAGTGCGGGAAACATTTTAAGAAGAAATCTAAACTTCTTCTACATCTTAAAACTCACCCCAGTGTGaccttttcatgttcagagtgcgggaaagttTTCTCTAAGAAAAGAAAACTTCTTACACACCAGAAAAGTCACAAGGGTAAGAATCCtatttcatgttcagagtgcgggaaacgcTTCAATTTCAAATCACAGCTTCTTatacaccagagaagtcacacgggtgagcgtccatattcatgctcagagtgcgggaaaggtttctgTAGCAAGGTATACCTCGTcatacaccagagaattcacacaggtgagcgcccCTAtgcgtgttcagagtgcgggaagcaTTTCACCGGCAAAGCAAACCTTGTtttacaccagagaattcacacaggtgagcagcTGCATTCGTGtttagagtgcgggaaaagtttcatTCTTAAAACAAATCTTCTTAAACACCAGAgagttcacacaggtgagcgtcctttccCATGTTCAGTGTGTGAGAAACGTTTCATCACCAAAGAAAACCTCCTTTTACACCAGATAAGTCACACAGGTGAACATCCATATTTATGCTCAGAGTGTGGGAAAGGTTTCTCCAGCAATGTATCCCTCCTCATacaccagagaactcacacaggTGAACGTCCATATTCATGCtcggagtgcgggaaaggtttctcTAGCAATGTATACCTTGtcaaacaccagagaattcacacaggtgtgaGCCCTTATGCGTGTTCAGATTGCGAGAAAAGTTTCAGTAGCAAAGCAAACCTCCTTATACACCAGGAAAATCACACTGACAAGCATTCGTCTTCAGGTTCAAAGTGTGGGGAATGTTTTCCTGATGAAGAAACACTTAATAAACACCTGAGAGAGTGTccgtattcatgttcagagtgcggaaaatgtttcacCGGGAAAGCACACTTACATATTCACCAGAAAACTCACACACGTCTGCGTCCTTATTCgtgctcagagtgcgggaaatcttttgcTGAAAAATCAAGCCTTCATAGACACCATGCGATTCACACCCGTGACTATGCattctcatgttcagagtgcgggaaaggtttcattACGAAAGAACACCTTCGTCTACACCAGATGAATCACACAGGAGTGCGTCCGTATTCATGTccggagtgcgggaaaagtttcgcTCAAAAGGGACACTTTAGTAATCACCAGAaaactcacacaggtgagaaaccttattcatgttcagagtgtgggaaatcttttGCTGACAAAGGCAATCTTCGCAGGCACAAGGTACTTCACACAGGGGAGTATccattttcatgttcagagtgcgggaaaggttaTGTTCATAAAGCAGCCCTTCTTTTACACCAGatcattcacacaggtgagcgaccttattcatgtcctgagtgcgggaaatgttataaCAGCAAAGGAAATTGTGTTAGACACCAGAAAACTCACACGggtggtgagcgtccttattcatgtttagagtgcgggaaaagttttgcTCAGAAAGGACACTTGACTACACACCAGatgattcacacgggtgagcgtccttattcatgtttagagtgcgggaaaggtttcattGGGACATCAGACCTTGCTAGACACAGTAAATCTCACAAAGGGAAGCATCCTTGA